The region TTCTTGGTGAGCTTGTTGCATTGAGAAGATAAGGTGATATTAAATGATCTGGCTCACACATCTGCGAGGAAAACAATTTGTTTTGAATGCTGAAATGATTGAATCAATAGAAGCGCTTCCAGACACAACAATTACTCTGTTCAACGGGAGAAAATATATCGTTTTGGAAAAGATCGAAGAGGTTGTCGAAAAGGTGATAGAATACAAAAGAAAAGCGTATCCTATGCCCGATGTTTTAAAATATTTACCCAAGCAATAGGCAGGTGGTTTAATGGATATTTCAACAATTCTTGGCATATTTATGGCTTTTGGTATGATTGTGTTTGGTATAATCGCAAACAAATCTTCACTTGGAGTTTATTATAACCTGCCATCACTTTTCATAACCATAGGAGGCGCAATAGCTTCCACAATCGCTTCTCACCCAAAGGAAAAGAGTTTCAAAATAATCCAGGTGATGATGTCCACTTTCAAAGAACCAAAGATTGACAATGTTGGATTGGTCAGGACCCTTGTATCTTTCTCTGAAAAGGCAAGACGCGAAGGATTGCTTTCCCTGGAAGAAAATCTGAACGAAATAGAAGACCCATTCATGAAAAAGGCGCTCCAACTTGTCATAGATGGAACAGATCCTGATTTGCTCAAAAATATGATGGAGACAGAAATGGATTTGATAGAAGAAGATCTGGCTGGCGAGAAAGCTCTGATGGATTCAGCGGGGGCCTATGCTCCTGCATATGGTATGATAGGAACTCTTATAGGTTTAATAGCAATGTTGAAGACCCTGAACAATCCTGAGACACTTGGGCCTGGTATGTCTGTGGCGCTCATAACTACTTTTTATGGTTCTATACTGTCAAACGCTGTTTTCTTACCCATGGGTGAAAAAATAGGTAAAAGGGCAGCAAAAATTCTCAGGCAAAAACAAATGATACTGGAAGGGGTCCTTTCAATTCAAGCAGGAGAAAACCCAAGAGTTCTGGAAGAAAAGCTCAAATCATTCCTTACAAATCAGGAAAAAGTTGTTTACGAAGCAGCCATACAGGAGGCAACTGCGTAATGCCAAGAAGAAAAAAGCAACCGGAAGTACCCAAGGGCAGCTGGCTTACAACATATGGGGACATGGTGACATTGCTTTTGACTTTTTTCGTCCTGCTATTTTCAATGTCAACCATAAGCCCTGGCAAATTCCAGCAAGTGGTTGTGGGAATAAGATCCGCTCTGACAGGAATGCCTCCAAGTGTTTTAACTGGTGGAAAGAGTCTTTCAGAAGAACCTTTGATAACTTCGCAAAGAGGGGTGTATCAAGAATTAATAAGAATTGCCGAAGAGTATAAAGGAAAAATAACGATTCAGGAAAAAGATGAGGGTACTGTTATAATTATGCAGGACATGGCGTTTTTTTATCCTGCAAGTGCTAAATTAACACCAGAGGCGAAAGAATTACTTGGAAAAATAGGATCTATTGTGATAGAACATACAACAAATGTGCTTCAGATATATGGATACGCAGACGATCAACCGCTATCTCAAGATTCAATATATGTTTCAAACTGGCATTTGAGCTCCGCAAGAGCCTCAAGCGTTGTACAGTTCTTTACAGAGGAGCTAAAAAAAAGAAGATCTGTGGAAAGGCTTGCAGATATCAGGGCTGGTAGATTTGATCCGGAATATTTTTACGATTCCCAAAGATTTTACCCGATAGGGATGGGAGATTGGCCAATAAAAAGAGAAATACAGGCGTTGCGAACATACATAGACAGTGAAAAACAACTTGCAACTGACAAGCTTCAGCAGGGGCAGATAAATCAAAATCTTTACAATCAAACCATAGAAAGACTTGATAGCGAATATCTGGCACGCCTGGTACAGCTCAGGAATCAGTACAGAAGGATTGATATACTTATAAAGAGGGAAAAAGCAAAGTAGGTGATACAATGGCTGACGAAGAAAAAAAGAAAAAAGGCTTTGGTGGCTTGTTAATGATGATACTTATCCCTGCCGTGGTGGCTGCTGGTGTGACTATTGTCACCATAATGATGCTTGGTACAAATTTGACCAACCAGCGTCAGGAAACAACTGTCACAACTCCTGTGGAAATTAAGGCGGTTCTGATACAATCCGGGACTTACCAAACATTCATGCTGAAAGGCGGAAAAGAGGTTGCAGTGATCGATTCTCTGAGTTTCACTGTTGCGAGTGATGCCTGCAGAGCTGCCATAGGAAGCAAAAATGATGAAATAATGGATGGTTTGATGCTAATTTTTCTAAGCAAAGACAAATCTGAATTGAATACAGCTGCTGGTATCGAACTTTTGAAGAAACAAATAAGGGCCATGGTGAATGAAATTACAGGTTTTACGGGAGATAGAGAAAGGCTCGGCGTGATAGGAGTATATTTATATATAAAGGCCATCAGCTCCGTTGAATGAGGGGTGATGATGTGTCCGATGTTCTCAGTCAGGATGAAATAGATAAATTATTACAGGCAATAAGCTCTGGAGAAGTCACAGTAGATGAAATCAAAAAAGAAGAAACCAAGAAAGTCAAACTGTATGATTTCCGAAGGCCGAGTAAATTTTCAAAAGAGCATATAAGGGTCTTCGATATGATTCATGAAAATTTCGCAAGATCCATTTCTACATACCTTTCAGGAAGGGTTAGAACGTTCACAAACATAAATCTTGCTAGCATAGATCAGATATCATATGAGGAGTTTATAAGATCTCTTCCTGCTCCATCATTCATTACTGTTTTCAGTGCGCCTGAATTTGTTGGGAGCGCTATTTTAGAAATGAATCTGGAGATCTTCTACACGATTTTAGACTTGATTCTCGGTGGGCCTGGCATACCCAATGTGAAACGTACACCTTCAGACATAGAACTTTCTATAATGAGAAAAGAAGTTATGAATATTCTCACAAATCTATCTCAAGCCTGGAGTGAAGTTTATCAATTTGTTCCAACTATCGAAAGCGTGGAAAACAATCCACAATTTGTCCAGATTGCACCTCCAAATGAAATGATTTTGCTGGTGTCATTGTACGTTACAATTGCAAAAACGGAAGGATTTTTAAATATATGCTGGCCATCTTCTTTAACAGAGCCTTTTATGGACAAACTCTCTTCGCGAACATGGTTCACAGCAAAAAGAGAGCAATTGTCCGAAAAAATGCTTGAAGATTTAAAGCAAAATGTAAAAACCATGAAAATGAAGATATCGGCGATTTTGGGAGAAGCGATTCTCAGCGTGAAAGAAATTCTGGACCTTGAAGTTGGAGATGTCATAAGGCTGCAGACTCATAAAGATGATGATGTAATGGTTGAAGTCCAGAGCAAACCGAAATTTATGGCTCGACCAGGTGTCTTTAAAGGCTATAGAGCTGTTAAAGTTACCCGGATTCTGAAGCCGGAGGTGGAAGAAAATGAACAGTGATTTTCTGACACAGGATGAATTAAATGAACTTTTAAAAGGATTAAGTGACACCCTGAGCGAACATGACCAGGAAGCAATCAAAGAAATATCGAATTTGATAATTGACTCTTCAACAGCAGCCCTCGGCATTGTGATCGGCAGAGAGGTAAAAGTGACTTTGGTAGAAATCTCTCAAAAAACCCTGAAGGATTTGTTATCATCTTTCGATGAAACGATCGTCGCCGTTCAGATAGAGTTCTCAGATGGCCTGAAAGGGGAATTTTTGATATTGTTCCCACAATCACTCGGTGCTCGTATTGCAGACATGATGATGGGCGGGTCTGGTGAACCTGAAAGTTTCGAGCTGGATGAAGTAAGGTTGAGTGCAATAACTGAAACAATGAACCAGATGATGGGATCTTCTACCACTTCTCTTTCAGAACAAACTAAGAAAAAGGTCTCTATCTCCAAACTGAAAGTTGATCTTGTGAAAAAAGATGAGGAACCCGTTCTTAATTTTAATCTTGCCCAGGTACTGGCGTATGTTGCTTATGAAATTGACCTGGAAAACTCTCACAAATCCAAAATCCTGTTGATTGCACCTGCCCTGTTTTTCAAAGACATATACAAAATCATTCATCCTGCTCAGGAACCAGAGAAGGAAAAAGAACAGAAGAGAGAGGAAGAAAAAGTAAAAGTTCAGCCGGTTCAATTTCAAGAATTTGATCAATCTCAGAGAGCCGCAGTTTCTACACCATCGGAATTTTCCGATAAATTAGAACTGCTTTTAGATGTCCCTCTGAAGGTAGTTGTGGAGCTCGGCCGCGCAAAAATGACACTTAAGCAGGTTTTGGAAATGAATATAGGATCTCTGATAGAGCTGGATAAATTAACGGGCGAGCCAGTTGATATTCTCGTAAACGGAAGACTTATAGCAAAAGGCGAAGTCGTGGTAGTTGATGAAAATTTCGGTGTTCGAATAACAGAGATAGTTACACCAAAACAAAGAATCTATTCTATAAGGGAGACGAACGGACTTTGATGAAAAGACAGATAATCTTTTTTGTGACATTGATCACAGTATCGTATCTTGCTAATCCAATATTTGATTTTGTTCAGAGCATAGCAGGTTGTCGCGATTTTTACGCACAATTTCAAATTTTAGCCAGAGTGAAAAGTGGCGAAGATTACCAGAATTTGTCGATGTCTGCTGAAGCGGCTATTAGAAATCTGGAAGATTTTTATTTGCTCATAAAAGAACCTGTGGTGCTTTCAGATCTGTCTTTTGTATACATTGCAAGAACAAAGCGGCTTTACTCTTCTTTTCCCGGGTATATTGATATGGAAAATATAGAGATTCCCGTTGAAAATATTCTGACGATTTTTGAAAGCATATTCAAAATACTGCAAACTCCCTTGGTGATAACCAAATTTGATGATAACAGCATAACTATAAGTCCCACATCATTTGTTCTCAATCAGGCATCTGAACCGGTTGTCTTCAAACTAAAAATTGAAGAAGGAAATTTAAAAGAATTCACCATGACTACATCCAAAAGCAATGACGAGTACATAAAGATACAGATAAACAAATTAATTCTTTTTGCAAATATCGATCAATATTTTCATCTTGCACGTTGAACGGAAAGAAGATTTTCGATCCCCCACGAAAACAGCTCTGGAAACTCCCTTCTGGAAAAATTATCATCGGAGAGTATCTCAGCATAAGTCACGGTTCCGGCAAGCAATCTTTTTATCTTTGAAAGATACCTGACCATTAGATCTATACTGACCATTCCCATTGGCTCTCCATGACCCGGAATAACCCAGTTAAAATGTCTTCTTCTCAGATCTTCCAGAATTGTTATCCATTGTTCTAAATTACTATCAGAAACTATTTCCGGATGAAATCCATTGAAAACAAGGTCACCAGCAACAAGAATTTTTTCATCTCTCACTATTACAATAGAGGAATCTGGTGTATGTCCCCCGAGTTTTGCTATTTGAAGATACTCATCACACCAATCTTCTTCAAAAGTAATAGAAGGAAGCACAGGTTTTTTAATCATAGGAAGATCTTTCAGATAATCTGCATCCATCAGAGACATTTTTTTCTTGGTCAAAGATGAAGAGAGT is a window of Pseudothermotoga elfii DSM 9442 = NBRC 107921 DNA encoding:
- a CDS encoding flagellar motor protein MotB, which translates into the protein MPRRKKQPEVPKGSWLTTYGDMVTLLLTFFVLLFSMSTISPGKFQQVVVGIRSALTGMPPSVLTGGKSLSEEPLITSQRGVYQELIRIAEEYKGKITIQEKDEGTVIIMQDMAFFYPASAKLTPEAKELLGKIGSIVIEHTTNVLQIYGYADDQPLSQDSIYVSNWHLSSARASSVVQFFTEELKKRRSVERLADIRAGRFDPEYFYDSQRFYPIGMGDWPIKREIQALRTYIDSEKQLATDKLQQGQINQNLYNQTIERLDSEYLARLVQLRNQYRRIDILIKREKAK
- a CDS encoding MBL fold metallo-hydrolase, whose amino-acid sequence is MIQKLSNKVYVVGGDGSANVVIIVDSKGAIVVDTSLFEEKARKIREFIEGVLKKRIYLIINTHYHPDHCFGNIVFDDVQILSSSLTKKKMSLMDADYLKDLPMIKKPVLPSITFEEDWCDEYLQIAKLGGHTPDSSIVIVRDEKILVAGDLVFNGFHPEIVSDSNLEQWITILEDLRRRHFNWVIPGHGEPMGMVSIDLMVRYLSKIKRLLAGTVTYAEILSDDNFSRREFPELFSWGIENLLSVQRAR
- the fliM gene encoding flagellar motor switch protein FliM, whose product is MSDVLSQDEIDKLLQAISSGEVTVDEIKKEETKKVKLYDFRRPSKFSKEHIRVFDMIHENFARSISTYLSGRVRTFTNINLASIDQISYEEFIRSLPAPSFITVFSAPEFVGSAILEMNLEIFYTILDLILGGPGIPNVKRTPSDIELSIMRKEVMNILTNLSQAWSEVYQFVPTIESVENNPQFVQIAPPNEMILLVSLYVTIAKTEGFLNICWPSSLTEPFMDKLSSRTWFTAKREQLSEKMLEDLKQNVKTMKMKISAILGEAILSVKEILDLEVGDVIRLQTHKDDDVMVEVQSKPKFMARPGVFKGYRAVKVTRILKPEVEENEQ
- a CDS encoding motility protein A, translated to MDISTILGIFMAFGMIVFGIIANKSSLGVYYNLPSLFITIGGAIASTIASHPKEKSFKIIQVMMSTFKEPKIDNVGLVRTLVSFSEKARREGLLSLEENLNEIEDPFMKKALQLVIDGTDPDLLKNMMETEMDLIEEDLAGEKALMDSAGAYAPAYGMIGTLIGLIAMLKTLNNPETLGPGMSVALITTFYGSILSNAVFLPMGEKIGKRAAKILRQKQMILEGVLSIQAGENPRVLEEKLKSFLTNQEKVVYEAAIQEATA
- the fliN gene encoding flagellar motor switch protein FliN yields the protein MNSDFLTQDELNELLKGLSDTLSEHDQEAIKEISNLIIDSSTAALGIVIGREVKVTLVEISQKTLKDLLSSFDETIVAVQIEFSDGLKGEFLILFPQSLGARIADMMMGGSGEPESFELDEVRLSAITETMNQMMGSSTTSLSEQTKKKVSISKLKVDLVKKDEEPVLNFNLAQVLAYVAYEIDLENSHKSKILLIAPALFFKDIYKIIHPAQEPEKEKEQKREEEKVKVQPVQFQEFDQSQRAAVSTPSEFSDKLELLLDVPLKVVVELGRAKMTLKQVLEMNIGSLIELDKLTGEPVDILVNGRLIAKGEVVVVDENFGVRITEIVTPKQRIYSIRETNGL
- a CDS encoding flagellar basal body-associated FliL family protein; this translates as MADEEKKKKGFGGLLMMILIPAVVAAGVTIVTIMMLGTNLTNQRQETTVTTPVEIKAVLIQSGTYQTFMLKGGKEVAVIDSLSFTVASDACRAAIGSKNDEIMDGLMLIFLSKDKSELNTAAGIELLKKQIRAMVNEITGFTGDRERLGVIGVYLYIKAISSVE
- a CDS encoding flagellar FlbD family protein, producing the protein MIWLTHLRGKQFVLNAEMIESIEALPDTTITLFNGRKYIVLEKIEEVVEKVIEYKRKAYPMPDVLKYLPKQ